A stretch of the Xiphias gladius isolate SHS-SW01 ecotype Sanya breed wild chromosome 19, ASM1685928v1, whole genome shotgun sequence genome encodes the following:
- the sprn2 gene encoding shadow of prion protein 2: MLGLQKLPLTAALSLLLLATLFPSSEAWRGRGGGGFNRGGGGYRRGWGGGGGGGGQAYRPAPVQSSGPSAGKVAGAAAAGALGGTLLGSALSRPQYGYEYGGGYRGYGGYGGYGGYGGYGGGYRYPPHQGGGGYGPRSGYEPEGSGDMEYYTGASSGPIYNSIIVVIGSLISLLMGHWVAVM, from the coding sequence atgttgggCCTGCAGAAACTCCCCCTCACAGCGGccctctccctgctgctccTTGCTACACTGTTTCCTAGCTCCGAGGCCTGGCGTGGTCGTGGAGGTGGTGGCTTTAACCGAGGTGGAGGAGGCTACAGACGGGGCtggggtggtggtggcggcggcggcggccagGCCTACAGACCAGCACCCGTCCAGAGCAGTGGTCCCAGTGCAGGGAAAGTTGCAggggcagctgcagcaggcgCCCTTGGAGGAACACTGCTGGGATCTGCCTTAAGCCGCCCCCAGTATGGGTACGAGTATGGTGGAGGATACAGAGGATACGGAGGATATGGTGGATATGGTGGATATGGAGGATATGGAGGGGGCTATCGCTACCCACCACACCAAGGTGGTGGTGGCTACGGCCCCAGGTCTGGCTATGAGCCAGAGGGCTCTGGAGATATGGAGTACTACACTGGAGCATCCAGTGGGCCCATCTACAACAGTATCATCGTTGTTATTGGCTCCCTGATTTCCCTGCTCATGGGCCACTGGGTGGCAGTCATGTAG